Proteins from a single region of Rhodovibrio salinarum DSM 9154:
- a CDS encoding NAD(P)/FAD-dependent oxidoreductase — translation MADSNSSQTFVVIGGGQAGGRAVEGIRKAGFDGHVILLSEEERAPYERPPLSKEVLTGAAEPDSAALRTHDWYEDQKIDLRLSTRAGRIDRARKRVVLQDGQELAYDRLLLATGAQPKVPDFPGVELAGVHVLRDVADCLAIRDAMRKGARVALVGGGYIGLEVAAAARKLGCEATVLEAASSLMRRQVAPELGDWYARLHRDHGADVRTEAEVSRLLGSTHVEGVELADGTRVDADLVVIGVGIQPNVELALQAGLEVGDGIEVDDQGRTSDPDIFAAGDVTRHPNPYTNGKLRLESWQNAQNQALVAGQTMAGVADVRHDDVPWFWSDQHGVNLQMVGMPSGQPRQVWRGDPEQGAGFTLFYLDDQGRLIGANAVDRPADIAAARRMIERGVNPDPDKLADPDVSMKKLLKGQA, via the coding sequence TTGGCCGACAGCAATTCCAGCCAGACCTTCGTTGTCATCGGCGGCGGTCAAGCCGGTGGCCGTGCCGTCGAGGGTATCCGCAAGGCCGGCTTCGACGGGCACGTGATTCTGTTGAGCGAGGAAGAGCGGGCGCCTTACGAACGCCCGCCGCTGTCCAAGGAGGTGCTGACCGGGGCGGCCGAGCCGGACAGCGCCGCCCTGCGCACGCACGATTGGTACGAGGACCAGAAGATCGACCTGCGTTTGTCGACGCGGGCCGGGCGAATCGACCGAGCGCGTAAGCGGGTGGTGCTGCAGGACGGGCAGGAGCTCGCCTATGACCGGCTGCTGCTGGCCACCGGCGCGCAGCCAAAGGTGCCCGATTTCCCCGGTGTCGAGCTGGCGGGTGTGCACGTGCTGCGCGACGTGGCGGATTGCCTGGCGATCCGCGATGCGATGCGCAAGGGGGCCCGTGTCGCGCTAGTCGGCGGTGGCTACATCGGCCTTGAGGTCGCGGCTGCCGCCCGCAAGCTGGGCTGCGAGGCGACGGTGCTGGAGGCTGCGTCCAGCCTCATGCGCCGGCAGGTCGCCCCGGAGTTGGGCGATTGGTACGCCCGATTGCATCGCGACCACGGTGCGGACGTTCGCACCGAGGCCGAGGTTTCCCGGCTGCTCGGCAGCACGCACGTCGAGGGCGTGGAACTTGCCGACGGCACGCGTGTCGACGCCGATCTTGTTGTGATTGGCGTGGGCATCCAGCCGAACGTCGAGCTCGCCCTGCAGGCCGGGCTTGAGGTTGGCGATGGGATCGAAGTCGACGATCAGGGGCGGACCAGCGATCCCGATATCTTTGCCGCCGGCGACGTCACCCGTCACCCGAACCCCTACACCAACGGCAAGCTCCGGCTGGAATCCTGGCAGAACGCCCAAAATCAGGCGTTGGTGGCAGGGCAGACGATGGCCGGGGTGGCAGACGTCCGCCACGATGACGTGCCGTGGTTCTGGTCCGACCAGCATGGGGTCAATCTGCAGATGGTGGGGATGCCGAGCGGCCAGCCGCGCCAGGTCTGGCGTGGCGATCCGGAACAAGGGGCCGGCTTCACGCTGTTCTACCTGGACGATCAGGGGCGGCTGATCGGCGCCAATGCGGTGGACCGCCCGGCCGATATCGCCGCTGCCCGGCGGATGATCGAGCGCGGCGTCAATCCCGATCCCGACAAGCTGGCCGACCCGGATGTATCGATGAAGAAGTTGCTAAAAGGGCAGGCCTGA
- a CDS encoding exopolysaccharide biosynthesis protein, whose translation MTRTRYAEHNRAPSVAPRGATDAQADTQAHVSASARSRGSEPGGTSLEHQHNRGTAPSTADLLETFPRLFNEQRIPLRRLLDALGDRGMASALLLLTAPQLLPLPLGVSNALALPIVLIALQMAAGNSQPWLPEWVLNRPVTRDKVLGACRRMVPMMRRIERVIRPRWRHIWQPPGDRLVGLCCVVISLVSLAPLPLTGWLPGAALLIVALGLLERDGMIVASGLAVGAGAVAVFVAVVAGLVEAGETIQQEMSRAALGVLTGHPLAALTSGLPF comes from the coding sequence ATGACGCGTACGCGGTATGCCGAGCATAACCGCGCGCCGTCCGTCGCGCCGCGCGGCGCGACGGACGCGCAAGCCGACACGCAGGCCCACGTGTCCGCGTCGGCGCGCTCGCGCGGCAGCGAGCCTGGAGGCACGAGCTTGGAACATCAGCACAATCGCGGCACGGCGCCGTCGACCGCGGATTTGCTGGAAACCTTCCCGCGGTTGTTCAACGAGCAACGCATTCCCCTGCGCCGCCTACTGGATGCGCTGGGCGATCGGGGTATGGCCTCGGCGCTGTTGCTGCTGACCGCACCACAGCTCTTGCCCCTGCCGCTCGGCGTCTCCAATGCGCTGGCCCTGCCGATCGTGCTGATCGCCCTCCAGATGGCGGCCGGCAACAGCCAGCCCTGGCTGCCCGAGTGGGTCCTGAACCGACCGGTGACGCGCGACAAGGTGCTTGGTGCGTGCCGACGCATGGTACCGATGATGCGCCGGATCGAGCGGGTGATCCGTCCGCGCTGGCGACACATCTGGCAGCCGCCCGGCGACCGGCTGGTCGGCCTCTGCTGCGTCGTGATTTCGCTGGTCTCGCTGGCGCCGTTACCGCTGACCGGCTGGCTGCCGGGAGCCGCCCTGCTGATCGTCGCGCTCGGCTTGCTGGAGCGCGACGGCATGATCGTGGCCAGCGGCCTCGCCGTTGGCGCTGGGGCGGTTGCCGTTTTCGTCGCGGTCGTGGCCGGGCTGGTGGAGGCTGGCGAGACGATCCAGCAGGAAATGTCGCGGGCGGCGCTTGGGGTGCTGACGGGGCACCCCCTGGCCGCCCTGACCTCAGGCCTGCCCTTTTAG
- the folE gene encoding GTP cyclohydrolase I FolE has product MAPLEPHDALRTPQADVQDSGCQHPGASNGHHYAHGPGAQVDRAEAEAAVRTLLTYIGEDPDREGLVDTPKRVVSSYDEFFGGYAQDPEDILARTFEETDGYDEMIVLDGVEFTSHCEHHMVPIVGTAYIGYLPKTRVVGVSKLARVLQIYAKRLQIQERLTAQVANAIEDVLDPRGVAVVLRSQHQCMASRGVRQTGAMMTTSRMLGAFRESREVRQDFETLAGLNRR; this is encoded by the coding sequence ATGGCGCCGCTTGAGCCGCACGACGCCCTGCGGACGCCGCAGGCGGATGTACAGGATTCCGGTTGCCAGCATCCTGGCGCCAGCAATGGCCATCATTACGCCCACGGTCCCGGCGCGCAGGTCGACCGCGCGGAAGCCGAAGCGGCCGTCCGAACCCTGCTAACTTATATCGGCGAGGACCCCGACCGGGAGGGGCTGGTGGACACGCCCAAGCGGGTCGTCAGCTCGTACGACGAATTCTTCGGCGGTTACGCCCAGGATCCCGAGGATATCCTGGCACGGACCTTTGAAGAGACGGACGGTTATGACGAGATGATCGTGCTCGATGGCGTGGAGTTTACCAGCCATTGCGAGCACCACATGGTTCCGATCGTCGGCACGGCGTACATCGGCTACCTGCCAAAGACTCGGGTGGTCGGCGTGAGCAAGCTCGCCCGCGTGCTGCAAATCTACGCCAAGCGTCTACAGATTCAGGAGCGCCTGACCGCACAGGTGGCCAATGCGATCGAAGACGTACTCGACCCGCGCGGCGTCGCGGTGGTGCTGCGCAGTCAGCACCAGTGCATGGCAAGCCGGGGCGTACGCCAGACCGGTGCCATGATGACCACCAGCCGCATGCTCGGCGCCTTCCGCGAAAGCCGGGAGGTCCGCCAGGACTTCGAGACCCTGGCCGGTCTGAACCGGCGCTAA
- a CDS encoding GlcG/HbpS family heme-binding protein: MLQIARLSLSDARTLIAGAAKRAEEIGVPMCIAVTDESGNLIAFERMDGAKVLSIDIARDKAMVASAQRKSTADYNKAVQAEGSLTFGIHTAIGGRFSVVGGGIPVSVDGQVVGAVGCSSGTPDQDGDCAQAGIDAFLAAR, translated from the coding sequence ATGCTGCAGATCGCCCGTTTGTCGCTGAGCGATGCCCGCACCCTGATCGCCGGGGCCGCCAAGCGCGCGGAGGAGATCGGCGTGCCCATGTGCATTGCCGTGACGGACGAAAGTGGCAACCTGATCGCCTTCGAGCGGATGGACGGCGCCAAAGTGCTGTCGATCGACATCGCCCGCGACAAGGCGATGGTCGCGTCCGCCCAGCGCAAGTCGACGGCCGATTACAACAAGGCCGTGCAGGCAGAAGGCAGCTTGACCTTCGGGATCCACACCGCGATCGGCGGCCGCTTTTCGGTGGTCGGCGGCGGCATCCCGGTAAGCGTCGATGGACAGGTCGTGGGGGCGGTCGGCTGCTCCTCTGGTACGCCGGATCAGGACGGTGACTGTGCGCAGGCGGGGATCGACGCCTTCCTGGCGGCACGCTAG
- a CDS encoding 2-hydroxyacid dehydrogenase: MAKPSILVTRRLPEKVQARIARDYAAEFNDDDHIFTSDELLRRCAGKDAVLPCHSEHFTAEVIDQLPDSVKIIANFSVGVDHVDLEAATRRGIVVTNTPDVLSDATAEIALLLTLGAARRASEGERLVRSGGWKDWSPSFMVGTQVTGKTVGIVGMGRVGQVAAQRFRGFDMQVRYHNRSRLDPAKEQGAVYHPDLDDLLGHCDVVSLHCPATADSRGMVNADRLARMKDGAILVNTARGALIDDDALLEALTSGKFAAAGLDVFNGEPGGDPRYRELENVFLLPHIGSATVDTRNAMGDRALDNLDSFFGGREPGDRVA, from the coding sequence ATGGCGAAACCGAGCATTCTGGTGACCCGCCGCCTGCCAGAGAAGGTGCAGGCGCGGATCGCCCGTGATTACGCGGCGGAGTTCAACGACGACGACCATATCTTCACATCCGATGAGCTGCTCCGCCGGTGTGCGGGCAAGGATGCGGTGCTGCCCTGTCATTCCGAGCATTTCACCGCCGAGGTGATTGATCAGCTTCCGGACAGTGTGAAGATCATCGCCAACTTTTCCGTCGGCGTGGATCACGTCGATCTGGAGGCGGCGACGCGGCGCGGCATCGTCGTCACCAACACACCGGACGTGCTGTCGGATGCCACCGCCGAGATCGCCTTGCTTTTGACCTTGGGCGCCGCGCGCCGCGCTAGCGAGGGCGAGCGTCTGGTTCGCAGCGGCGGCTGGAAGGATTGGAGCCCGTCCTTCATGGTCGGCACGCAGGTGACCGGCAAGACCGTCGGCATCGTCGGCATGGGCCGTGTCGGGCAGGTGGCGGCCCAGCGCTTCCGCGGTTTCGACATGCAGGTCCGCTACCATAACCGCAGCCGGCTCGATCCCGCGAAAGAGCAGGGGGCGGTCTATCACCCCGATCTCGACGATCTGCTGGGCCATTGCGACGTCGTCTCGTTGCATTGCCCGGCTACGGCCGACTCTCGGGGGATGGTCAACGCGGACCGGCTGGCGCGCATGAAAGACGGTGCGATCTTAGTGAATACCGCCCGCGGCGCGCTGATCGACGACGATGCGCTGCTGGAGGCGTTGACGTCCGGTAAGTTCGCCGCGGCCGGACTGGACGTCTTTAACGGGGAGCCGGGCGGGGATCCTCGCTACCGCGAACTAGAGAATGTCTTCCTGCTGCCGCACATCGGCTCGGCAACGGTCGACACGCGCAATGCGATGGGCGACCGGGCGTTGGACAATCTGGACAGCTTTTTTGGTGGCCGCGAACCGGGCGATCGGGTTGCGTAG
- a CDS encoding TRAP transporter substrate-binding protein yields the protein MTDQKVTQATGETSETPTNANRRKFLTGAAAAGAGAAASIAAPQISRAQTTTIKMQGAWGSGDIFNEYAEDYARMVNEMGEGRLKIDYLTSGSVVKAFRVQDAVDKGVLDAGHQVAAYWYGKNKAASLFGTAPVYGWDAHMALGWIWQGEGLDLYHELVQDILGLNIVGFFAMPMPAQPLGWFNQEINSAEDMEGLKYRTVGLATDVMQAMGVNVTQLPGGEIVPALERGVIDAFEYNNPTSDRAFGAHDVADHYYLGSYHQAMEFFEILFNKDMYEGLADEQKAILRHAAKAASSDNYWKGLDRYSSDLQWIQDEGGVKVHRTDPSILKAQLDAWDQVLENLRAEDAFFKKVTDSQRAWAERVGYYLHSDQPDYVMAWEHYFGKLPS from the coding sequence ATGACCGATCAGAAGGTCACGCAGGCAACTGGCGAAACATCGGAAACGCCGACCAACGCTAACCGTCGTAAGTTCCTTACAGGTGCCGCCGCAGCTGGCGCCGGTGCGGCCGCCTCGATCGCAGCGCCGCAGATTTCGCGTGCTCAGACGACCACCATCAAGATGCAGGGCGCCTGGGGCTCCGGCGATATTTTCAACGAATATGCCGAAGACTACGCCCGGATGGTCAACGAGATGGGCGAGGGACGCCTGAAAATCGACTATCTGACGTCCGGCTCGGTCGTGAAGGCGTTCCGTGTCCAGGATGCCGTCGACAAGGGCGTGCTCGACGCAGGTCACCAGGTGGCGGCCTACTGGTACGGCAAGAATAAGGCCGCCTCGCTGTTCGGCACGGCGCCGGTGTACGGCTGGGACGCGCACATGGCGCTCGGCTGGATCTGGCAGGGCGAGGGCCTGGATCTCTACCACGAGCTGGTGCAGGACATCCTGGGGCTGAACATCGTCGGGTTCTTCGCGATGCCGATGCCCGCGCAGCCGCTCGGCTGGTTCAACCAGGAGATCAACTCCGCCGAGGACATGGAGGGCCTGAAGTACCGCACGGTCGGCCTCGCCACCGACGTGATGCAGGCGATGGGTGTCAACGTCACCCAGCTCCCCGGTGGTGAGATCGTGCCGGCGCTGGAGCGTGGCGTCATCGACGCGTTCGAGTACAACAATCCGACCTCGGACCGCGCGTTCGGTGCCCACGATGTCGCCGACCACTACTATCTCGGTTCCTATCACCAAGCGATGGAGTTCTTCGAGATCCTGTTCAACAAGGACATGTACGAGGGGCTGGCCGACGAGCAGAAGGCGATCCTGCGCCACGCCGCCAAGGCTGCGTCCTCGGACAACTACTGGAAGGGACTGGATCGCTATTCCAGCGATCTGCAGTGGATCCAGGACGAAGGTGGCGTGAAGGTGCACCGCACCGACCCGTCGATCCTGAAGGCTCAGTTGGATGCGTGGGATCAAGTTCTTGAAAACCTGCGCGCCGAGGATGCCTTCTTCAAGAAGGTGACCGACTCTCAGCGTGCCTGGGCCGAACGGGTCGGCTACTACCTGCACAGTGACCAGCCGGACTACGTCATGGCTTGGGAGCACTACTTCGGCAAGCTGCCCTCTTAA